A genomic window from Equus caballus isolate H_3958 breed thoroughbred chromosome 5, TB-T2T, whole genome shotgun sequence includes:
- the RUSC1 gene encoding AP-4 complex accessory subunit RUSC1 isoform X2 has protein sequence MLSPQRALLCNLNHIHLQHVSLGLHLSRRPELREGPLSTSPPPGDTGGKESRGPCSGTLVDANSNSPAVPCRCCQEHGPGLENRQDPAQEEEGAASPSDPGCSSSLSSCSDLSPDESPISVYSRDLPGDEDVHPQPSIIPLEQGSPLGSAGPGACSPDSFCCSPDSCSGASSPPDPCLDSNCNALTTCQDLPSPGLEEEDEGGEQDLPTSELPEADDGKIDTGKTEPSWKINPIWKIDTEKTEAAWKITENNNSGWKINGSTNSSWTTEPGKLDTGRKTFTGIIDSGSKTDAGKIDGGWRSDVSEEPVPHRTITSFHELAQKRKRGLGLPPVPQAKKDRSDWLIVFSPDTELPPIGSLGGSPAPPREVTTFKELRSRSRAPPPPVPPRDPPAGWALVPPRPPPPPVPPRRKKNRPGLQPIAEGQPEEGRAGSPTAGEEAPAAKEPEEPGAQAGLEASPLLLPRPLVFRFSADGRPLLEGGGAGAAGSLLLAPLAGWPGPGLRLLGAPSSPEEQLLPARLSPVGAYSPPARGALPCLASPELALLLSPLFPRSSTFPAAAPPPRQVPAPPLPPPPRPPKAPRWTRSPPPPPRLLRSSWSFAGVPGAQRLWMAEAQSGTGQLQEQKKGLLIAVSASVDKIISHFGAARNLVQKAQLGDSRLSPDVGHLVLTTLCPALHALVADGLKPFRKDLITGQRRSSPWSVVEASVKPGSGTRSLGTLYSQISHLAPLNSSRSRFHAFILGLLNTKQLELWFSSLQEDAGLLSLLYLPTGFFSLARSGCPSLSTELLLLLQPLSVLTFHLDLLFEHHHHLPLGPPQAPAPHTSPPALQQTMQAMLHWGGRLAQSLRGASGETPPGPSASSSPPTQGSWWKQLTQASRVYASGGTEGFPLPRWGSRRHGTAAEGAQERSLPAEEAAPGRGIWLGRLFGVPGGLTETESGAPKSRRPSSWLPPTVSVLALVKRGAPPETPSSPEELEASAPSMVQTHRAVRALCDHTAAGPDQLSFRRGQVLRVITTVDEDWLRCERDGVEGLVPVGYTSLVL, from the exons ATGCTGTCCCCTCAGAGGGCTTTACTCTGCAACCTCAACCACATCCACCTCCAGCACGTCTCTCTGGGCCTGCACTTGTCTCGTCGTCCCGAGCTACGGGAGGGGCCCTTGAGCacatcccctcccccaggggacactggggGCAAGGAGAGCCGGGGCCCCTGCAGCGGGACCCTGGTAGATGCCAATTCCAACAGCCCAGCCGTGCCCTGCCGATGCTGCCAGGAGCACGGGCCAGGCCTAGAAAACCGACAGGACCCAGCACAGGAGGAAGAAGGGGCTGCCTCTCCCTCGGACCCGGGCTGCTCTTCCtctctcagctcctgctcagaTCTTAGTCCTGATGAGTCTCCCATCTCAGTCTACTCGCGGGACCTCCCTGGCGACGAGGATGTCCACCCTCAGCCCAGCATCATCCCCCTGGAGCAGGGCTCCCCACTGGGTTCTGCAGGCCCTGGCGCTTGCTCCCCCGACAGCTTCTGTTGCTCTCCTGATTCCTGCTCTGGAGCTTCCTCCCCACCGGACCCTTGCCTGGACTCCAACTGCAACGCCCTGACCACCTGCCAGGACCTCccttccccagggctggaggaagaggaCGAGGGTGGCGAGCAGGACCTCCCTACCTCCGAGCTCCCGGAAGCCGATGACGGGAAAATCGATACTGGGAAAACCGAACCCAGTTGGAAAATCAACCCCATTTGGAAAATTGacacagagaaaactgaagctgcCTGGAAAATCACTGAGAACAATAACTCTGGTTGGAAAATTAATGGAAGTACTAACTCTAGCTGGACAACTGAACCTGGAAAACTCGACACCGGTAGGAAAACCTTCACAGGAATAATTGATTCTGGCTCGAAAACAGATGCAGGGAAAATTGATGGGGGATGGAGAAGTGACGTCAGCGAGGAGCCGGTGCCCCACCGGACAATCACGTCCTTCCACGAGCTGGCCCAGAAGCGCAAGcggggcctggggctgccccccGTGCCGCAGGCCAAGAAAGACCGCAGTGACTGGCTCATAGTCTTCTCGCCCGACACTGAGCTGCCCCCCATCGGGTCGCTGGGCGGCTCCCCGGCGCCTCCCCGGGAAGTCACCACCTTCAAGGAACTCCGGTCCCGaagccgggccccgcccccgccagTCCCGCCCCGAGACCCCCCAGCTGGCTGGGCCTTGGtcccaccccggcccccacccccacctgttCCTCCTCGGAGGAAGAAGAACCGACCTGGGCTGCAGCCCATAGCGGAGGGGCAGCCCGAGGAGGGCAGGGCGGGCAGCCCCACGGCTGGCGAGGAGGCCCCAGCCGCGAAGGAGCCGGAGGAGCCCGGCGCGCAGGCCGGCCTTGAGG CCagtcccctcctgctccctcgGCCCCTGGTTTTCCGGTTCTCGGCCGACGGGCGCCCCCTGTTGGAGGGTGGGGGCGCTGGCGCAGCTGGGTCTCTGCTCCTGGCGCCTCTGGCCGGGTGGCCTGGCCCCGGGCTGCGGCTGCTGGGGGCGCCGAGTTCCCCAGAGGAGCAGCTGCTGCCTGCCCGCCTGTCCCCGGTGGGAGCCTATTCGCCTCCGGCTCGGGGGGCGCTGCCCTGCCTGGCCAGCCCTGAGCTGGCACTGCTGCTGTCCCCGCTCTTTCCCAGAAGTAGCACCTTCCCCGCCGCGGCTCCCCCACCCCGCCAGGTACCCGCCCCCCCGCTGCCACCGCCACCTCGTCCGCCGAAGGCCCCTCGCTGGACCAGGAGCCCACCGCCTCCGCCCAGGCTAC TGCGTAGTTCCTGGTCGTTCGCCGGTGTCCCCGGGGCCCAGCGACTGTGGATGGCAGAAGCCCAGAGTGGAACTGGCCAGCTGCAGGAGCAGAAAAAAG gtCTCCTGATAGCTGTCAGCGCCTCAGTGGATAAAATCATCTCACACTTTGGGGCCGCCCGGAACTTGGTTCAGAAG GCCCAGTTGGGGGATAGCCGGCTGAGCCCAGATGTGGGGCACCTGGTGCTGACCACTCTCTGTCCGGCCCTCCATGCCCTGGTGGCCGATGGGCTGAAGCCTTTCCGGAAGGACCTCATCACTGGACAGCGCAGGAGCAGCCCCTGGAGTGTGGTGGAGGCCTCCGTGAAGCCAG GCTCCGGCACCCGTTCCCTGGGAACCCTGTATAGTCAGATCAGCCATCTGGCGCCACTGAACAGCAGCCGTAGTCGATTCCACGCCTTCATCCTGGGCCTCCTCAA cACTAAGCAGTTGGAGCTGTGGTTTTCCAGTCTCCAGGAAGATGCAG GCCTGCTGTCCCTCCTGTACCTGCCCACCGGATTCTTCTCTCTGGCCCGGAGTGGCTGCCCCTCCCTGTCCACggagctgctgctcctgctgcagCCATTGTCGGTGCTCACCTTCCACCTGGACCTACTCTTTGagcaccaccaccacctgccCCTGGGCCCGCCTCAGGCCCCTGCCCCCCACACCTCGCCTCCAGCCCTGCAGCAGACTATGCAAGCCATGCTGCACTGGGGGGGTCGGCTGGCCCAGAGCCTTCGGGGGGCTTCTGGGGAGACTCCTCCAGGCCCTTCAGCCTCCTCAAGCCCTCCTACACAAGGCAGCTGGTGGAAGCAGCTGACCCAGGCCTCCCGGGTCTACGCCTCTGGGGGCACCGAGGGCTTCCCTCTTCCCCGGTGGGGATCCAGGCGTCATGGGACTGCAGCTGAGGGTGCACAGGAGAGATCCCTGCCCGCGGAGGAAGCGGCGCCAGGCAGAGGCATATGGCTGGGGAGACTGTTTGGAGTGCCTGGGGGCCTCACAGAAACTGAGAGCGGAGCCCCAAAGTCCAG GAGACCATCCAGCTGGCTGCCCCCGACAGTGAGTGTATTGGCTCTGGTGAAGCGGGGGGCACCTCCCGAGACTCCCTCATCTCCTGAAGAGCTTGAGGCCTCAGCACCCAGCATGGTGCAGACCCACAG GGCAGTCCGTGCTCTCTGTGACCACACAGCTGCAGGACCCGACCAGCTAAGCTTTCGGCGTGGGCAAGTGCTGCGAGTTATTACCACTGTGGATGAGGACTGGCTCCGCTGTGAGCGGGATGGAGTGGAGGGACTGGTGCCTGTCGGGTATACCTCTCTTGTTCTCTAG
- the RUSC1 gene encoding AP-4 complex accessory subunit RUSC1 isoform X1, which yields MLSPQRALLCNLNHIHLQHVSLGLHLSRRPELREGPLSTSPPPGDTGGKESRGPCSGTLVDANSNSPAVPCRCCQEHGPGLENRQDPAQEEEGAASPSDPGCSSSLSSCSDLSPDESPISVYSRDLPGDEDVHPQPSIIPLEQGSPLGSAGPGACSPDSFCCSPDSCSGASSPPDPCLDSNCNALTTCQDLPSPGLEEEDEGGEQDLPTSELPEADDGKIDTGKTEPSWKINPIWKIDTEKTEAAWKITENNNSGWKINGSTNSSWTTEPGKLDTGRKTFTGIIDSGSKTDAGKIDGGWRSDVSEEPVPHRTITSFHELAQKRKRGLGLPPVPQAKKDRSDWLIVFSPDTELPPIGSLGGSPAPPREVTTFKELRSRSRAPPPPVPPRDPPAGWALVPPRPPPPPVPPRRKKNRPGLQPIAEGQPEEGRAGSPTAGEEAPAAKEPEEPGAQAGLEASPLLLPRPLVFRFSADGRPLLEGGGAGAAGSLLLAPLAGWPGPGLRLLGAPSSPEEQLLPARLSPVGAYSPPARGALPCLASPELALLLSPLFPRSSTFPAAAPPPRQVPAPPLPPPPRPPKAPRWTRSPPPPPRLLRSSWSFAGVPGAQRLWMAEAQSGTGQLQEQKKGLLIAVSASVDKIISHFGAARNLVQKVKAQLGDSRLSPDVGHLVLTTLCPALHALVADGLKPFRKDLITGQRRSSPWSVVEASVKPGSGTRSLGTLYSQISHLAPLNSSRSRFHAFILGLLNTKQLELWFSSLQEDAGLLSLLYLPTGFFSLARSGCPSLSTELLLLLQPLSVLTFHLDLLFEHHHHLPLGPPQAPAPHTSPPALQQTMQAMLHWGGRLAQSLRGASGETPPGPSASSSPPTQGSWWKQLTQASRVYASGGTEGFPLPRWGSRRHGTAAEGAQERSLPAEEAAPGRGIWLGRLFGVPGGLTETESGAPKSRRPSSWLPPTVSVLALVKRGAPPETPSSPEELEASAPSMVQTHRAVRALCDHTAAGPDQLSFRRGQVLRVITTVDEDWLRCERDGVEGLVPVGYTSLVL from the exons ATGCTGTCCCCTCAGAGGGCTTTACTCTGCAACCTCAACCACATCCACCTCCAGCACGTCTCTCTGGGCCTGCACTTGTCTCGTCGTCCCGAGCTACGGGAGGGGCCCTTGAGCacatcccctcccccaggggacactggggGCAAGGAGAGCCGGGGCCCCTGCAGCGGGACCCTGGTAGATGCCAATTCCAACAGCCCAGCCGTGCCCTGCCGATGCTGCCAGGAGCACGGGCCAGGCCTAGAAAACCGACAGGACCCAGCACAGGAGGAAGAAGGGGCTGCCTCTCCCTCGGACCCGGGCTGCTCTTCCtctctcagctcctgctcagaTCTTAGTCCTGATGAGTCTCCCATCTCAGTCTACTCGCGGGACCTCCCTGGCGACGAGGATGTCCACCCTCAGCCCAGCATCATCCCCCTGGAGCAGGGCTCCCCACTGGGTTCTGCAGGCCCTGGCGCTTGCTCCCCCGACAGCTTCTGTTGCTCTCCTGATTCCTGCTCTGGAGCTTCCTCCCCACCGGACCCTTGCCTGGACTCCAACTGCAACGCCCTGACCACCTGCCAGGACCTCccttccccagggctggaggaagaggaCGAGGGTGGCGAGCAGGACCTCCCTACCTCCGAGCTCCCGGAAGCCGATGACGGGAAAATCGATACTGGGAAAACCGAACCCAGTTGGAAAATCAACCCCATTTGGAAAATTGacacagagaaaactgaagctgcCTGGAAAATCACTGAGAACAATAACTCTGGTTGGAAAATTAATGGAAGTACTAACTCTAGCTGGACAACTGAACCTGGAAAACTCGACACCGGTAGGAAAACCTTCACAGGAATAATTGATTCTGGCTCGAAAACAGATGCAGGGAAAATTGATGGGGGATGGAGAAGTGACGTCAGCGAGGAGCCGGTGCCCCACCGGACAATCACGTCCTTCCACGAGCTGGCCCAGAAGCGCAAGcggggcctggggctgccccccGTGCCGCAGGCCAAGAAAGACCGCAGTGACTGGCTCATAGTCTTCTCGCCCGACACTGAGCTGCCCCCCATCGGGTCGCTGGGCGGCTCCCCGGCGCCTCCCCGGGAAGTCACCACCTTCAAGGAACTCCGGTCCCGaagccgggccccgcccccgccagTCCCGCCCCGAGACCCCCCAGCTGGCTGGGCCTTGGtcccaccccggcccccacccccacctgttCCTCCTCGGAGGAAGAAGAACCGACCTGGGCTGCAGCCCATAGCGGAGGGGCAGCCCGAGGAGGGCAGGGCGGGCAGCCCCACGGCTGGCGAGGAGGCCCCAGCCGCGAAGGAGCCGGAGGAGCCCGGCGCGCAGGCCGGCCTTGAGG CCagtcccctcctgctccctcgGCCCCTGGTTTTCCGGTTCTCGGCCGACGGGCGCCCCCTGTTGGAGGGTGGGGGCGCTGGCGCAGCTGGGTCTCTGCTCCTGGCGCCTCTGGCCGGGTGGCCTGGCCCCGGGCTGCGGCTGCTGGGGGCGCCGAGTTCCCCAGAGGAGCAGCTGCTGCCTGCCCGCCTGTCCCCGGTGGGAGCCTATTCGCCTCCGGCTCGGGGGGCGCTGCCCTGCCTGGCCAGCCCTGAGCTGGCACTGCTGCTGTCCCCGCTCTTTCCCAGAAGTAGCACCTTCCCCGCCGCGGCTCCCCCACCCCGCCAGGTACCCGCCCCCCCGCTGCCACCGCCACCTCGTCCGCCGAAGGCCCCTCGCTGGACCAGGAGCCCACCGCCTCCGCCCAGGCTAC TGCGTAGTTCCTGGTCGTTCGCCGGTGTCCCCGGGGCCCAGCGACTGTGGATGGCAGAAGCCCAGAGTGGAACTGGCCAGCTGCAGGAGCAGAAAAAAG gtCTCCTGATAGCTGTCAGCGCCTCAGTGGATAAAATCATCTCACACTTTGGGGCCGCCCGGAACTTGGTTCAGAAGGTGAAG GCCCAGTTGGGGGATAGCCGGCTGAGCCCAGATGTGGGGCACCTGGTGCTGACCACTCTCTGTCCGGCCCTCCATGCCCTGGTGGCCGATGGGCTGAAGCCTTTCCGGAAGGACCTCATCACTGGACAGCGCAGGAGCAGCCCCTGGAGTGTGGTGGAGGCCTCCGTGAAGCCAG GCTCCGGCACCCGTTCCCTGGGAACCCTGTATAGTCAGATCAGCCATCTGGCGCCACTGAACAGCAGCCGTAGTCGATTCCACGCCTTCATCCTGGGCCTCCTCAA cACTAAGCAGTTGGAGCTGTGGTTTTCCAGTCTCCAGGAAGATGCAG GCCTGCTGTCCCTCCTGTACCTGCCCACCGGATTCTTCTCTCTGGCCCGGAGTGGCTGCCCCTCCCTGTCCACggagctgctgctcctgctgcagCCATTGTCGGTGCTCACCTTCCACCTGGACCTACTCTTTGagcaccaccaccacctgccCCTGGGCCCGCCTCAGGCCCCTGCCCCCCACACCTCGCCTCCAGCCCTGCAGCAGACTATGCAAGCCATGCTGCACTGGGGGGGTCGGCTGGCCCAGAGCCTTCGGGGGGCTTCTGGGGAGACTCCTCCAGGCCCTTCAGCCTCCTCAAGCCCTCCTACACAAGGCAGCTGGTGGAAGCAGCTGACCCAGGCCTCCCGGGTCTACGCCTCTGGGGGCACCGAGGGCTTCCCTCTTCCCCGGTGGGGATCCAGGCGTCATGGGACTGCAGCTGAGGGTGCACAGGAGAGATCCCTGCCCGCGGAGGAAGCGGCGCCAGGCAGAGGCATATGGCTGGGGAGACTGTTTGGAGTGCCTGGGGGCCTCACAGAAACTGAGAGCGGAGCCCCAAAGTCCAG GAGACCATCCAGCTGGCTGCCCCCGACAGTGAGTGTATTGGCTCTGGTGAAGCGGGGGGCACCTCCCGAGACTCCCTCATCTCCTGAAGAGCTTGAGGCCTCAGCACCCAGCATGGTGCAGACCCACAG GGCAGTCCGTGCTCTCTGTGACCACACAGCTGCAGGACCCGACCAGCTAAGCTTTCGGCGTGGGCAAGTGCTGCGAGTTATTACCACTGTGGATGAGGACTGGCTCCGCTGTGAGCGGGATGGAGTGGAGGGACTGGTGCCTGTCGGGTATACCTCTCTTGTTCTCTAG